In Acidaminococcus fermentans DSM 20731, one genomic interval encodes:
- a CDS encoding dicarboxylate/amino acid:cation symporter, translating into MKLGLVPKIIIAIIIGILIGQYLPEDICRTVVTLSGIFSNFLKFVIPLMILAYVTMGIADLSQGAGKLLLITAVIAYGSTLVGGTFSFTVADTLFPSFISAGVLDELAKTAGKSLPPFFSITIPPILDTISAVVLAFIIGLCLSSLRGKEIGDTLYNGFKDFSKIIDQVLTHAIVPFLPLYICGTFVDMTRSGKTFVILSVLWKVFLVVIAMHLILLFVQFMIAGSFSGKNPFTLMKNQIPGYTTALGTQSSAATIPVNLECSKADGVCEQIRNFVIPLCANIHMCGSMITITACATAVCLMYQIPIHLGTVIPFIMTLGVAMVASPGAPGGSIMTALPFLWMIFGKEQGDPNGPICALMVALYITQDSFGTACNVSGDNAIAVIVDKIYKTWIKK; encoded by the coding sequence ATGAAACTCGGTCTTGTACCAAAAATCATCATTGCCATCATTATCGGTATCCTTATTGGACAGTATCTGCCGGAAGATATCTGCCGCACCGTCGTTACCCTTTCCGGCATCTTCAGCAATTTCCTGAAATTCGTCATTCCTTTGATGATCCTGGCCTACGTGACCATGGGGATCGCCGATCTGTCCCAGGGAGCAGGGAAACTGCTCCTGATTACTGCCGTCATCGCCTACGGTTCCACCCTGGTGGGAGGCACCTTCTCCTTCACGGTGGCTGACACCCTTTTCCCGTCCTTTATCAGCGCCGGGGTGCTGGATGAACTGGCCAAGACCGCCGGCAAGAGCCTGCCGCCCTTCTTCTCCATTACGATCCCGCCCATCCTGGACACCATCTCCGCCGTGGTGCTGGCTTTCATCATCGGCCTGTGCCTGTCCTCCCTCCGGGGCAAGGAAATCGGCGACACCCTGTACAACGGCTTCAAGGATTTCTCCAAGATTATCGACCAGGTCCTGACCCACGCCATCGTCCCCTTCCTGCCCCTGTACATTTGCGGCACTTTTGTGGACATGACCCGTTCCGGCAAGACCTTCGTGATCCTGAGTGTACTCTGGAAAGTTTTCCTGGTGGTCATCGCCATGCATCTGATCTTGTTGTTTGTCCAGTTCATGATTGCCGGTTCCTTCAGCGGGAAAAACCCCTTCACCCTGATGAAGAACCAGATCCCGGGCTATACCACCGCCCTGGGGACCCAGTCTTCCGCAGCCACCATTCCGGTCAACCTGGAATGCTCCAAGGCTGACGGGGTCTGCGAACAGATCCGCAACTTCGTGATTCCTCTGTGCGCCAACATCCACATGTGCGGTTCCATGATCACCATTACTGCTTGTGCCACGGCGGTCTGTCTCATGTACCAGATCCCCATCCACCTGGGCACGGTCATCCCCTTCATTATGACCCTGGGCGTTGCCATGGTGGCTTCTCCGGGTGCTCCCGGCGGATCCATCATGACGGCCCTGCCCTTCCTGTGGATGATCTTCGGGAAAGAACAGGGAGACCCCAATGGTCCCATCTGCGCCCTGATGGTG
- a CDS encoding LysR family transcriptional regulator, whose translation MELRELKSFLKIMEVQSFSRAAKELGYSQSALSVQIHSLESELGVRLFDRLGRQVVLTPPGRELARRALPILQQVEEVENVMHNRPPAQALRLGMIESLCKAHMSRVMEYAARNLPDLHITITIDSPSVLLDALNHNKVDLVYVLDKPLFDVKWVKVFQKRENIVFVCSQDSPLARKKEVELEEVIRQPFFLTEKEDNYRLSLDQHLAARQCALEPLLEVSDTGFILDMVQRNLGLSFLPQYVVENSLWQDRLHILRVRDFRMHMYRQLFYHKDKWLTQAMKVFLQLAVRENPPEDGEKIPDFSGNPEEDPCTEGGSMI comes from the coding sequence ATGGAACTAAGAGAATTAAAAAGCTTTCTGAAAATTATGGAAGTGCAAAGTTTTTCCAGGGCGGCGAAGGAATTGGGATACTCACAGTCCGCTCTGAGTGTACAAATACATTCTCTGGAAAGTGAACTGGGGGTCCGGCTCTTTGACCGGCTGGGCAGGCAGGTGGTCCTGACACCCCCGGGCAGGGAACTGGCCCGCCGGGCACTGCCCATTCTCCAGCAAGTGGAGGAAGTGGAGAACGTGATGCACAACCGGCCGCCGGCCCAGGCCCTGCGGCTGGGGATGATCGAAAGCCTGTGCAAGGCCCACATGTCCCGGGTGATGGAGTATGCGGCCCGGAACCTGCCGGATCTCCACATTACGATTACCATTGATTCCCCCAGTGTGCTGCTGGATGCCCTGAACCACAACAAGGTGGATCTGGTGTATGTGCTGGACAAACCTTTATTTGATGTAAAATGGGTGAAAGTGTTCCAGAAACGGGAAAACATCGTGTTTGTCTGTTCCCAGGATTCGCCCCTGGCCCGGAAAAAGGAAGTGGAGCTGGAAGAAGTGATCCGGCAGCCTTTTTTCCTGACGGAAAAGGAGGACAATTACCGGCTGAGTCTGGATCAGCATCTGGCGGCCCGGCAGTGTGCCCTGGAGCCTTTATTGGAAGTCAGTGACACCGGGTTCATCCTGGACATGGTCCAACGGAATCTGGGACTGTCCTTCCTGCCCCAGTACGTGGTGGAAAACAGTCTGTGGCAGGACCGGCTCCATATCCTCCGGGTACGGGATTTCCGTATGCACATGTACCGGCAGCTGTTCTACCACAAGGACAAATGGCTGACCCAGGCCATGAAAGTATTCCTTCAGCTGGCTGTCCGGGAAAATCCTCCGGAAGACGGGGAGAAAATCCCCGATTTTTCCGGAAATCCGGAGGAGGACCCTTGCACGGAAGGGGGGAGTATGATATAA
- the rpmE gene encoding 50S ribosomal protein L31, producing MKKGIHPNYGECTVICGCGNTFKTGSVKKELRVDVCSKCHPFFTGKQRDMSARGRIEKFNKRYGKDAK from the coding sequence ATGAAAAAGGGAATCCATCCTAACTACGGTGAATGCACCGTGATTTGTGGCTGTGGGAATACATTCAAAACTGGCAGTGTGAAAAAGGAACTGCGCGTGGACGTTTGCTCCAAATGCCATCCTTTCTTCACTGGTAAACAGCGTGATATGTCTGCCAGAGGCCGGATCGAAAAATTCAACAAACGGTACGGCAAAGACGCAAAATAA
- a CDS encoding DUF1385 domain-containing protein: MTKKLSVGGQAVIEGVMMRGPGKLAVAVRKPNGEITVDLKDAGSVSDRYPILKKPFLRGVVSLVESLSYGMKALSFSAQASGEEEEGEESMSSLELAGTIAVSVGLAVLLFVVLPTGAMKLLQNEGFSPMVLNLCEGLLRLGIFLLYIWGISRQKDIQRVFQYHGAEHKTIYTYEHGLPLRVENVRPFSTLHPRCGTNFLMIVMLISIFIFTFLGWPSLWERILSRILLMPVVAGISYEIIRFAGKHMEKPWVRAAILPGLALQKLTTRQPDDDQIEVAIASLKAVLPPEEIIE; this comes from the coding sequence ATGACCAAAAAATTAAGTGTCGGTGGCCAGGCGGTCATCGAGGGAGTGATGATGCGGGGACCGGGGAAGCTTGCCGTGGCGGTGCGGAAACCCAACGGGGAAATCACCGTGGACCTGAAGGACGCCGGGAGCGTCAGCGACCGGTACCCCATTCTGAAGAAGCCCTTTCTCCGGGGCGTGGTGTCCCTGGTGGAATCCCTGAGCTACGGGATGAAGGCCCTGTCTTTTTCCGCCCAGGCTTCCGGGGAGGAAGAAGAGGGCGAAGAGAGCATGAGCAGTCTGGAACTGGCGGGGACCATTGCCGTTTCCGTGGGGCTGGCGGTGCTGCTGTTCGTGGTGCTGCCCACGGGGGCCATGAAGCTGCTCCAGAATGAGGGGTTCAGTCCCATGGTGCTGAATCTGTGTGAAGGCCTGCTGAGGCTGGGAATCTTCCTGCTGTACATCTGGGGGATTTCCCGGCAGAAGGATATCCAGCGGGTGTTCCAGTACCACGGGGCGGAACACAAGACCATCTATACCTATGAACACGGGCTGCCCCTGCGGGTGGAGAACGTGCGGCCCTTTTCCACTCTCCATCCCCGGTGCGGCACCAATTTCCTGATGATCGTCATGCTCATCAGCATTTTCATCTTTACTTTCCTGGGCTGGCCCAGCCTGTGGGAGCGGATCCTGTCCCGGATCCTGCTGATGCCGGTAGTGGCGGGCATCAGCTACGAAATCATCCGGTTCGCCGGGAAGCATATGGAAAAACCCTGGGTCCGGGCAGCCATCCTGCCGGGCCTGGCGCTCCAGAAACTGACCACCCGCCAGCCGGACGACGACCAGATCGAAGTGGCCATCGCTTCCCTGAAAGCGGTGCTGCCGCCGGAAGAAATCATTGAATAA